From Saccopteryx leptura isolate mSacLep1 chromosome 3, mSacLep1_pri_phased_curated, whole genome shotgun sequence, one genomic window encodes:
- the CDC20 gene encoding cell division cycle protein 20 homolog: protein MAQFVFDSDLHSLLQLDTPIPNAPPARWQRKAKEASGPALSPMRAANRSHSTGRTPGRTPGKSSSKVQTTPSKPGGDRYIPHRSASQMEVASFLLSKENHPENSQTPTKKEHQKAWALNLNGFDVEEAKILRLSGKPQRVPEGYQNRLKVLYSQKATPGSSRKTCRYIPSLPDRILDAPEIRNDYYLNLVDWSSGNVLAVALDNSVYLWSASTGDILQLLQMEQPGDYISSVSWIKEGNYLAVGTSSAEVQLWDVQQQKRLRNMTSHSARVGSLCWNSYILSSGSRSGHIHHHDVRVAEHHVATLNGHSQEVCGLRWSPDGRHLASGGNDNLVNVWPSGPGEGGWVPLQTFTQHQGAVKAVVWCPWQSNILATGGGTSDRHIRIWNVCSGACLNAVDAHSQVCSILWSSHYKELISGHGFAQNQLVIWKYPTMAKVAELKGHTARVLSLTMSPDGATVASAAADETLRLWRCFELDPARRREREKASAAKSSLIHQGIR, encoded by the exons ATGGCGCAGTTTGTGTTCGATAGTGACCTGCATTCGCTGCTGCAGCTGGACACACCCATCCCCAATGCACCCCCTGCGCGCTGGCAGCGCAAAGCTAAAGAAGCCTCGGGGCCGGCTCTGTCACCCATGCGGGCAGCCAATCGATCCCACAGCACCGGCAGGACCCCGGGCCGAACTCCTG GCAAATCCAGCTCCAAGGTTCAGACCACTCCCAGCAAACCTGGCGGTGATCGCTATATTCCCCATCGCAGTGCTTCCCAGATGGAAGTGGCCAGCTTCCTCCTGAGCAAGGAGAACCACCCCGAAAACAGCCAGACGCCCACCAAGAAG GAGCATCAGAAAGCCTGGGCTTTGAACCTGAACGGTTTTGATGTAGAGGAAGCCAAGATCCTTCGGCTCAGTGGAAAACCACAAAGAGTTCCAGAGG GTTACCAGAACAGACTGAAAGTACTCTATAGCCAGAAGGCCACACCTGGCTCCAGCCGGAAGACCTGCCGTTACATTCCTTCCCTGCCAGACCGGATCCTGGATGCCCCTGAAATCCGGAATGACTATT ACCTGAACCTGGTAGATTGGAGCTCGGGGAATGTACTGGCTGTGGCATTAGACAACAGTGTGTACTTGTGGAGTGCTAGCACTGGTGACATCCTGCAGCTGCTGCAGATGGAGCAGCCCGGGGACTATATCTCTTCGGTGTCCTGGATCAAAGAGGGCAACTACCTGGCTGTGGGCACCAGCAGTGCTGAGGTGCAG ctatgGGATGTACAACAGCAGAAGCGGCTTCGGAACATGACCAGTCATTCTGCCCGAGTGGGCTCCCTGTGTTGGAATAGCTATATCCTATCCAG TGGCTCCCGCTCTGGTCACATCCACCACCACGATGTTCGGGTAGCAGAACACCATGTAGCCACACTGAATGGTCACAGTCAGGAAGTGTGTGGGCTGCGCTGGTCCCCAGATGGACGACATTTGGCCAGTGGTGGCAACGATAACTTGGTCAATGTGTGGCCTAGTGGTCCTGGAGAGGGGGGCTGGGTTCCCCTGCAGACATTCACCCAGCATCAAGGGGCTGTCAAG GCTGTAGTTTGGTGTCCCTGGCAGTCCAATATCCTGGCAACTGGAGGGGGCACCAGTGATCGACACATTCGCATCTGGAACGTCTGCTCTGGGGCCTGTTTGAATGCTGTGGATGCCCACTCCCAG GTGTGCTCCATCCTCTGGTCTTCCCACTATAAGGAACTCATCTCAGGCCATGGCTTTGCCCAGAACCAGCTGGTTATTTGGAAGTACCCAACCATGGCCAAGGTGGCTGAACTCAAAG gtcacacagcccgGGTCCTAAGTCTAACCATGAGTCCAGATGGGGCCACGGTGGCATCAGCAGCAGCAGATGAGACCCTACGGCTATGGCGCTGCTTTGAGTTGGACCCTGCACGGCGGCGGGAGCGGGAGAAGGCCAGTGCAGCCAAAAGCAGCCTCATCCATCAGGGCATCCGTTGA
- the ELOVL1 gene encoding very long chain fatty acid elongase 1 isoform X1 — translation MRKWQAGWPWGLLSGPAPSEPSTAACLAPHCEASGVVLSGLCPVCGSEVGWGGHSQPWLTPTFQTSPESSARMEAVMNVFQEMVKLGDPRILGYPLMGSPLLMTSILLTYVYFVLSLGPRIMANRKPFQLRGFMVVYNFSLVALSLYIVYEFLMSGWLSSYTWRCDPVDFSNNPEALRMVRVAWLFLFSKFIELMDTVIFILRKKDGQVTFLHVFHHSVLPWSWWWGVRIAPGGMGSFHAMINSSVHVIMYLYYGLSALGPKAQPYLWWKKHMTAIQLIQFVLVSLHISQYYFMPSCNYQYPVIIHLIWMYGTIFFVLFSNFWYHSYTKGKRLPRAVQQNGAPGTAKVKAN, via the exons ATGAGGAAGTGGCAGGCAGGCTGGCCCTGGGGACTTCTCTCTGGCCCTGCTCCCTCCGAGCCATCCACTGCAGCCTGCCTGGCCCCCCACTG TGAGGCATCGGGAGTTGTCTTGTCTGGTCTGTGTCCTGTCTGTGGGTCAGAAGTAGGATGGGGGGGACACAGTCAGCCCTGGCTGACACCCACCTTTCAAACCTCCCCAGAGTCATCAGCCAGGATGGAGGCTGTTATGAATGTGTTCCAGGAGATGGTGAAGCTTGGAG ATCCCCGGATACTGGGCTACCCTTTGATGGGGTCCCCTTTGCTAATGACCTCCATTCTTCTGACTTATGTGTACTTCGTTCTCTCACTTGGGCCTCGAATCATGGCCAATCGGAAGCCCTTCCAGCTGCGTGGCTTCATGGTTGTCTACAACTTCTCATTGGTGGCACTCTCCCTCTACATTGTCTATGAG TTCCTGATGTCTGGCTGGCTGAGTAGCTACACCTGGCGCTGTGACCCTGTGGACTTTTCCAACAACCCAGAGGCACTGAGG ATGGTTCGAGTAGCCTGGCTCTTCCTCTTCTCCAAGTTCATTGAGCTGATGGACACG GTGATCTTTATTCTCCGGAAAAAAGATGGACAAGTGACCTTCCTCCATGTCTTCCATCACTCAGTGCTTCCCTGGAGCTGGTGGTGGGGAGTAAGAATTGCCCCAG GAGGAATGGGCTCTTTCCATGCCATGATCAACTCCTCTGTGCATGTCATCATGTATCTATATTATGGATTGTCTGCCCTTGGCCCTAAGGCTCAGCCCTACCTTTGGTGGAAAAAGCATATGACAGCCATTCAGCTG ATCCAGTTTGTCCTGGTCTCGCTGCACATCTCCCAGTACTACTTCATGCCCAGCTGCAACTACCAGTACCCAGTCATCATCCACCTCATCTGGATGTACGGCACCATCTTCTTTGTACTTTTCTCCAACTTCTGGTATCATTCTTACACCAAAGGCAAACGGCTGCCCCGTGCAGTTCAGCAAAATGGAGCTCCAGGTACTGCCAAAGTCAAGGCCAACTGA
- the ELOVL1 gene encoding very long chain fatty acid elongase 1 isoform X2, whose amino-acid sequence MEAVMNVFQEMVKLGDPRILGYPLMGSPLLMTSILLTYVYFVLSLGPRIMANRKPFQLRGFMVVYNFSLVALSLYIVYEFLMSGWLSSYTWRCDPVDFSNNPEALRMVRVAWLFLFSKFIELMDTVIFILRKKDGQVTFLHVFHHSVLPWSWWWGVRIAPGGMGSFHAMINSSVHVIMYLYYGLSALGPKAQPYLWWKKHMTAIQLIQFVLVSLHISQYYFMPSCNYQYPVIIHLIWMYGTIFFVLFSNFWYHSYTKGKRLPRAVQQNGAPGTAKVKAN is encoded by the exons ATGGAGGCTGTTATGAATGTGTTCCAGGAGATGGTGAAGCTTGGAG ATCCCCGGATACTGGGCTACCCTTTGATGGGGTCCCCTTTGCTAATGACCTCCATTCTTCTGACTTATGTGTACTTCGTTCTCTCACTTGGGCCTCGAATCATGGCCAATCGGAAGCCCTTCCAGCTGCGTGGCTTCATGGTTGTCTACAACTTCTCATTGGTGGCACTCTCCCTCTACATTGTCTATGAG TTCCTGATGTCTGGCTGGCTGAGTAGCTACACCTGGCGCTGTGACCCTGTGGACTTTTCCAACAACCCAGAGGCACTGAGG ATGGTTCGAGTAGCCTGGCTCTTCCTCTTCTCCAAGTTCATTGAGCTGATGGACACG GTGATCTTTATTCTCCGGAAAAAAGATGGACAAGTGACCTTCCTCCATGTCTTCCATCACTCAGTGCTTCCCTGGAGCTGGTGGTGGGGAGTAAGAATTGCCCCAG GAGGAATGGGCTCTTTCCATGCCATGATCAACTCCTCTGTGCATGTCATCATGTATCTATATTATGGATTGTCTGCCCTTGGCCCTAAGGCTCAGCCCTACCTTTGGTGGAAAAAGCATATGACAGCCATTCAGCTG ATCCAGTTTGTCCTGGTCTCGCTGCACATCTCCCAGTACTACTTCATGCCCAGCTGCAACTACCAGTACCCAGTCATCATCCACCTCATCTGGATGTACGGCACCATCTTCTTTGTACTTTTCTCCAACTTCTGGTATCATTCTTACACCAAAGGCAAACGGCTGCCCCGTGCAGTTCAGCAAAATGGAGCTCCAGGTACTGCCAAAGTCAAGGCCAACTGA
- the ELOVL1 gene encoding very long chain fatty acid elongase 1 isoform X3, with protein MSGWLSSYTWRCDPVDFSNNPEALRMVRVAWLFLFSKFIELMDTVIFILRKKDGQVTFLHVFHHSVLPWSWWWGVRIAPGGMGSFHAMINSSVHVIMYLYYGLSALGPKAQPYLWWKKHMTAIQLIQFVLVSLHISQYYFMPSCNYQYPVIIHLIWMYGTIFFVLFSNFWYHSYTKGKRLPRAVQQNGAPGTAKVKAN; from the exons ATGTCTGGCTGGCTGAGTAGCTACACCTGGCGCTGTGACCCTGTGGACTTTTCCAACAACCCAGAGGCACTGAGG ATGGTTCGAGTAGCCTGGCTCTTCCTCTTCTCCAAGTTCATTGAGCTGATGGACACG GTGATCTTTATTCTCCGGAAAAAAGATGGACAAGTGACCTTCCTCCATGTCTTCCATCACTCAGTGCTTCCCTGGAGCTGGTGGTGGGGAGTAAGAATTGCCCCAG GAGGAATGGGCTCTTTCCATGCCATGATCAACTCCTCTGTGCATGTCATCATGTATCTATATTATGGATTGTCTGCCCTTGGCCCTAAGGCTCAGCCCTACCTTTGGTGGAAAAAGCATATGACAGCCATTCAGCTG ATCCAGTTTGTCCTGGTCTCGCTGCACATCTCCCAGTACTACTTCATGCCCAGCTGCAACTACCAGTACCCAGTCATCATCCACCTCATCTGGATGTACGGCACCATCTTCTTTGTACTTTTCTCCAACTTCTGGTATCATTCTTACACCAAAGGCAAACGGCTGCCCCGTGCAGTTCAGCAAAATGGAGCTCCAGGTACTGCCAAAGTCAAGGCCAACTGA